The DNA region GGTCGGGTCCTTCCAGGCCTCCCCATGTGAGCCCTGCCAATGCACGGCCTCAGGACAAGCCTACTGCGCCGTTGTGGACTGCTTTTTTGGTGGTTGTGTCGATGCCGTCCACGATCCTAACCATTGCTGTCCAGTGTGTCCTAACGGTAACAATTAACTCAGCAtcatttttttgtgatttttcttcatgttttgttattattagGGTTGTTCTTACGATTAAATATGTAACACTTTgtattaaaattacttttttctttgttgCAACTTTGAGTAGATTTGAAATAACCATAATGAACTTATAATGACTTGTAGGTCGAAATTGCAAGGCTCCAGATGGAACCATTATTAAACATGGCGACACCTACTCGACAGCTGATATGACGTGTCATTGTTCACATTTCGGCACTCATGCGGAATGCGCCTACAAACTGCAGCCTATTCAGGTCGTCGACCATCAAGTTAGCTAAAATGTAGCCAGCAATAAATTAATACAGAATGGTGTTtgtcttatatttgtttgtttgttttttgtttgttttatttaaataaactagactttgacctgtGCATTCACGGGTTggcattgcatatgatatcggacaacTACGAagtagatacatcgacacaccgttttgttgacatttacataaccaatctttaagcctacaataatgctattaatttcagtacactctgcttagttagaataatctaacttaGGTCcgtctaactgtgtctcgggacaggccttcactaCAGTAAAATGACTCTCActtacccgtaatgtagcaaaaactTGCAAAATGGCTCCGAAACGGTTTTGGAGAAAATCAATAAAGCGGcaatgaaaataacagtcaagttattcaaaacaaaccattttgatgctgtaaatacatttttatttaaaaatttaattcatattaataaaggattcaacactttttcaccaacgtttttttttacacacaatgttgacattcggaatcacgggattttttttattaaatgcacagagttagagttatctcccgtattttctttcatgaacagAATTTatcacaaattttcaatgaaaatttttacgTATTGTATAATCATTTCTGAGTaaatccatgcaaatgtgatattgtggaaacataaactaaagagccttcCGTGATTTAACGTGGATGTATCGCGCATGCATATGATTTTATAATCCAAAAATTCCAGATGATATCCGGatattttaaaggatttttcgTTGATGATTATTTAGCGAAgcttaatttagaaaaaataataacaaattggTAATCCTTAAGTACCAGTGATgtttaaaatgcataaaacaaaagacggtacttccgatttctcggtattaaagcctaAAAATTCGAATCtgttattttgatatagtagtatagattataTTCAAGATCTCGAGCACATGTCGTTGGTATTTAAGAGCGAACTTGTTTCATTAGAAAAGGTTTTTTGATAGAAACTGCAATATGACAAGGCCTTGTTTCGTTGTTGTTAAGTTATGAGCCTCCTAAGACATGCTTCTGTTGAGGTATGATGATAAGTTTGAACTCAAAGCATGACGATTGTTGATTGTTATCGTATTAAACGTGGCGATTTTCGATAACTTTGTTGAGTAAATGTATGCTCAATGTCCTGTTATgtatatttaattcttttattatccaaatatatcgagaaaacatcgaaaaatatttatcatgcaTCACCAAGTTATCTGTTATACCTCACAAGGTACAATGCACACATTGCAAGATTATCGAAAGTACATCACAATATATTTATAGATTACAGAATCTAGCAACGGTACACACACAAATCAACATCAGTTCCAACTTAGCAGGGCTGGGTTTTGTGTTATAAACACCCTTACGGCTAGATAAAGTTAAAGccacaaaaaaaaagattttaagcTCACTTAACTTTTGAAAAGTATTGtggtttttaataaataagGTCACAAAAAGAGATTTTATTACTCACTTATGTGTTGAAAAGTATTgtgtttttgaataaaaaaaagtcacaaaaagatgtttaaagaaatgatcgTCATGTGATATGATGATATGATTGGCCAGCTTCGTGTTACAGCAAActacattgaagcgtttaataggggtttactccagaaaagtttctacgtaatgttttgactgacctttgtccaatcagatcgtagctgggcggagttgAGACATTACCGCTCGTGATTTaactagagagagagagagagagagagagagagagagagagagagagagagagagagagagagagagttaaaaCTGGTTAATGGAGTAAATTATAGCCTATAGATGAGCGAACTATATATCAACAATAGTCATAAAATGACAAATCATTGTCTAGTATATcttttaaagaagatgggggaataaaatggcgcaaatgcccattctgTTTAGTAgagaaatacaattttaaatttatttttccccgatgaaatctattcaaatatattataatacaactttgcaaaagcaaaatttctaactatagtcagtttttaatatatttaacaaaaaataaggaaaaaaaatattgtcggaaattttggtggtatcgaacccgtaacataaaaaccctagataaaTACGATTAGCTTATGCCAGGTAttttaaccactgagccatttcagacacaacaaaggcggctttttaaatattatgtgtgactaaggtcacgaattacaggacttgtattattttttcaatacgttcagttgttgggatacaaaatgatatttttaatgtatagtgggtcatctctccacgtttttgttgattgaaatcggtttgttttccattagattttatcattttaatttttatattcagaccttaattaatttgtttgcaagtgtaTAATTAATGATAATTTCTTCATCGGCACCACTTAAAATTTACTCaattcactctctctctctctctctctctctctctctctctctctctctctctctctctctctctctctcttcctcaCTTTCTCACATTCAAGTCACGAACGacaatgtcttaactccgcccagctacgatctgattggacaaaggtcagtcaaaacattacgtagaaacttttctggagtaaacccctattaaacgcttcaatgtagTTTGCTGTAATTACATGCAATAGACATGATAAAAATGATCAGTTCGGTTTCCAGATAGAGTAACTATgcgatatgaaaaaaattaagaattgttCCCATGTCATTGTCTAAATTCCTGCAGCACTGGGACAGAGAATGAGAGTTTTCTTCATATAAAAGGCAAATACAACGTTCATGTGCATGTTATCTATACAGTGAAGATTTCCCATTTCATTAGGTTGCTGTTTAAATTAGtgtcattttttcatgaataattcattgATATAATAAGAATGTTTCGAGCCTTATCTCAGCATCTGAAACTATCTATATGTTTGTCGTGACTGCTCATTCCTATAAGTGTGCGGGCTTTTCAATGTATCCTGACCatgcattacatttttgttttcaattttacacTACCTTTTCCTTAAATTTCGTCTGCAATGCATTTAATGCCAAACattcaattatatattttccttTGCAATCCctataatctttttaattttgcttctTTCATAGcacctttgtttttttttctttctaaatttACATCATGATCATgttttaaggatgacgtttactcagaatgaaaaaaaattccactgatgataatgaaaccccatctattgtatgttatagacctttgattgtagtgttatttttcactttcaaaaaagtaggtcaatgacctactttttgagtaaatggccattgaatattttttgaaaaatcaagaaaaatcccataaaattttacactacaattgacattttcttaattgtaaatatatttcaaataataaagcactttaaaaaatgtaatacattttatggatggcagtggcactaaataggtacaaaacattaagatttcagctacaatttgaaaaaatattccagtccgaatttcctctatcagttttcaaattcctacccatttttgatctaagtttacaaaaaattgaatgatgataatacaaaaacatttatagcattgAACTACTTGTATTgtccttattctgttggcataaaatttatattaggtaaatgatcaaaattttgagatatggtgtcttttatcgtttttaagcattttttaatattttcgcaATTCGTAccatacaattattttaatgaataagtgaggtaaaaccagcaaaaaatatgaaaaattatctagactaaaatataaaatcttaactttcaatattagagtacttccaaaaatgttttagcggaaaacaaaatctgcaaaatttagtccgaatttcctctgtttggctaaaagtctatttttgtttgagcctaattacgtaataaagtaaaaatatcaaatgttttgtcaataataattcattttattaatactttttttgtttagaacaaattttactcattacattgaactttataacaatccgaatttgagaactcaaatcctgagtaaacaacacccttaaataaaaggtcaagatctattaatgattccagagtgtctttttggtgctagaaccattatgacgtcataattgacttgatgaatcttttcccgtacTTTACGGCTTTAAATGGAACCAtgtagtaaataaaacaatattttgacattctatatttaaacaCGGGAAAAGTAATaccggtacctatattcaatttgacatcattttaaagaggaggtcaagagcttgtttgtttccatttttggagagactgtaggcattttagatatatttcaatagtaaaaaaaggacaaaactccgagatttgttacttttatccttcatacttcatagaaaatggttgttcaaaacatgatttttcattgtgtttaccaaaaatttaagccccggtacaccctatgaaacaaaaatattgttatgaagcatcattaaaagaatttatatcttgaatttcataaacttgTAGGCACCTTTTATACGACTCCAAGCAAAACAGGATACGATATGCGCGTGCTTAGTACTCAGCGAAAATGTCCAAGttcttcaacatttttttaaaaatcagaactTACACCTCTTTCAGAAATGCAACTTGGACTCGACTTATTATTGGCCTAACTTCGTTATTCGGACTAACTTAAGCCCAAAGAGAAGAGTAATGTTTGGGCCTAACTTTCGTCCAGTCCGAGGACTTGCAGCGAAACTTAGTCGGGCGTATTTCGCATTTTGTAAGGAAGGAGTAAACAAATTGGCTATGGCTATGGCGTAAGTCTTTGACAAGGCAGCACTGCATTTTAATACatgaaattgtttcaatatcgcAGTATTacagtatttctcgaagaacatgACTGACTCTCCTCGCGACTTCAAACAGGATCACGACCTGATATATAATAACGccgattaatatttttattgatgtaaatattttttaacagtgaaatgaattaattaattacattactACTATACCATGGTTGAATTATTTGAATAATGTTCATTTTCCTTCAAGAATTTACCGAACAGTAAGCAcataatattgaatttaaacttattaaataaataagaaaatatcGGAATCAAAAAGGGTACAAGTGTTAATTTTCTGGAATGGGTTTTTATTTGCAGTGCAAAACACAATTGTATATCAAATGAATGCATTTTTGATAGTTAAAGTTATCACTTACATGTAATAAGGGGTAAACATCTTCTACAttgttcaaaaacaaaaataaatgccACGTATATAAATCGGATAAGTAGGCCTTTGATTACATACTTaattctgtaaaaaaatatgtcaattagGCCGAAAACGAAAAAGACACAACAGTTTCCTcatgtatctttttaaaaaaaaaatgaacgtaTTTATCAATGTGTTTCAATTCttagactctctctctctctctcatgcatatttatttaatttatcagTATCTAAGTGTGGCAATACTTTAAATTGtattaagaaataaggaatcgttcaatcattctttaagtattatgaggtgataattttggttggggcAAAATCAAATCCAAGAAAGCCCGAAGGTCTCGCCCAGACCAAAATTATTTCCTCATaacattcaaagaatgattccttattactaatatttttataatttccaGCAATTTGGATGATTAAAAATCTAAAGATTTAAGTATGCAAATCCGATTGGTGCTTCAACAATATGTCGATTGAATTTACTGGGCTGTTTTATACAAAATCTATctgtagtgttatcacaaagacactgaacaattaaatatttagtgATAAAACACAATTGCCATTTCAAGTTCTTTCTAATTATTTACGTCCGAACTTACGCTTATTAACCGTAGTCGGGCGGAAAGATGTGCTCTTATTAATGAAACACAAATATGCTCATTgttctatatatttcattagaaaagcGTTAACACAGCACCTCAAACGATGCAAAGTTTAGAGCGGTATTGCATACAAATAGCGTAgacaaatttgataaaaaaattatacaatgaactgtacatccttaaaaataaattgctaAATTTTAGGGCATGTTTTCTCGTGAGATATTTTATGGGGTAAACCCGCGACCCACCTTAATgatgtacatgcatgtttttgttttttggtttttgtttttttactttttgtcTTTTACATCATTAAATgacatttgttcatttcaaaagatGCGGTCACACGATACGATTTTACAATCGATTTTCGATTAATAAAACCTATTCAACATTTTTGTTGTACGGGAAAAGTCATTGTGACCACACCTTAAATCTGGTttgttattaaaacaaataaaattaaaaaaaaaagttaaggtATCTTGACCTTTAGTAACAAAGTGACAtattaaacaacattttgtattttgttaaatatttaattgttagAAGTATTTATACCGCACCAAATAACCGATTCAAGGAGATCGGTCAACCCAGGCAAAATACAGATGTAATCTAGAGGGCCTCTGCGGAGGTTCTGCCCTGATTGTTGCGTGTAAAGCGTACGGCGTTTGAACATAGATAtggttaaataaataaatcttcttatagaaaaaagtttttaaaacattttagtgCATATTTTGAGCTGAAGAGATGTTCGTGCATCATTGAATTTTGTACTTGCTGGCTGCTGTCTAGTACATACATCTTGGTGGTATTTACGAATTGTTTTTCATCAGTTTTAGTTTATTATTACGCTCAATCATCCCCTATTTTCAACAGATAAATTAACATCTAAGCTTTGGTATTTTCCTGTTGCCAATAGAAACAGTCTTTGTTTTAAATGCTAAAGCGATATCGTCTTCATATTTCTATGGAAACATTAatacttttgaatttaaataataatatagttAACGCTAAGCAGGAGACAATATCgatttttaacttttcaatGTTTCGAAAATTGTACAAACTAgcgatgtatctattttgtgATGACGCAGTTGTGATCTTTTCTCGTCATTTTGAGACAGATGGTTGATCACTTTCAACAAAATGAACTCCAACGCAGAAGATAAACCAAATATGAAATATCAATGAACTTGTTAGATTTTTGAGCCTCTTACAATTTGTTCGTGTACAATCTACAATTTCGAATTAAAAACTTCTAGTAAAGTGCATTTTAAATAATCgtcaataaatgaataattgTAGCTGTTTATAACTTAGCCCCCTGAAAGaagtttgtaattaaaaaagtaCCAATTCTGCCTTAAAAACTATTttgcaaaacaaaatttgaagcAAAAAGAGTTAACCAATCCCTTCCCAATACCGTAAACAATTACCCACGAACTGATTTTCTCCAGACTTAAGATGTGTTAATTTGTTGTTTAACAGTATGTATGTCATATCATGCGCACGTTTCTAGATACCTTGAAAGAGTGTTAACGTTATTGCGAAGTTTTATACATATTAACATCATACAGCGGCAATGTaagtatgaaaattttgtaTGGCGACATCTTGCAATtacagtttcttttttattaaaactctTCCACTCtagattttaattaaataccATTAAGCATGTTATtagttctttatattttttaggtACAAAAGTAACATTATAATTTTCTAATCATTACGCATTATTCATTATTTCCCAACCATTTTTGAGAAAGatatgaggttttttttttaaattaatttttctttttttgttttaaatttttacttaaAGCGACCAAaggaatttgtttttcattttcgttaccttttatttttcaaaatgcgaAATATATTTCCTTCATCGGTCTCccaatgaccaaaaaaaaaacccaacccaaAAGAAGACGAAACAAGTTTGTTGCACATCGTTTGAATAAAGTATGTCAAACAAATGACATAATCTTCCTGAACTCATTCACCCTTAGTTTACGAAGAAAACTGTGAACCATTTCCACCTTGCGTCGTGTTGCGATCGTAAATTCTatcatttcaaacattttgcTTGAAGTGTTCAGATAAATCGATCGCTGAATATaagtcaagttttttttttaataacttctAAGTCTATGACGGATTTATCATACTTTTGTTTTTCAGAATTCGGATCAAAGTATAATCAAATCTTACCGTAAGTatgatatttgatttaaaagaaaataatcttgattattttttttccagaatatctcttatttgtattttctttgccttatttaaaatataagtaataggtctatggttttttttactatcaCTCGAGGAAAGGCTTTGATTACACTTTACCAATTAAGCCTATTTGATAAAACTTTTCTTGCAACAACATATTACAGTAGTTTATGATCATTTAGaagataaaaaattgtattgttGTGAAAAAGTGAAAATCAGAAAAGGTTCAAAGCTTATTCTCCTTGAATGGATAACGCATGCTGGGTTAGCAACAGTTTGAATGTTACAAAAGAAGGTGTTTATTTGTTATCTCGTGAACATTTTTGCCTTATCCAGATAGATGGTAACTTTTAGCGCGCACATAATACGTAAGTATTAAAGcactttttattcaattaatttattaaaaactgttttaaccTTTTCAATTCAGGACTTTTGACAAACTATGGAGAGTAAAAGTAATTCTCTCCGAATTCCAACTGGTCCTAATATCAAACAAGCCAAATTGCATGATGCCGAGAGGAAAGGTTCCAACAAGATGGTGCTATCAAATACAGCATCTTCATCTCCTTCTTCATCGAACGAATCATCGTCTTCGGAAATGGAGGTCCAGTCCTCTGACATGGAAATGTGTCAGGTATACGCAAACTCTAGTTCTTCTGGCTACTCCGACATGCAGAGTTCTTCTTCGGATACTGGGAAGTCAAGGGATGATCTTTCTGACGATAAAGATGATTGCATTCCTCTGATCAATGGCCCCATAACTTTATCACTGATGGAAGCAAAACTTTGGTACAAGTTTTTGGAGGTGGGGACAGAAATGATCATTAACAGAACAGGAAGGTTAGGCTTcttgtttttatacattttatagcATTCTGAAATTATTTGTTGGtcttttatgaatttattgtaagtattgtttttctttgaattattttaacTTGCAAACTGAAActagtaatatttttttctctcgtAAAAGTATGTAAGAACACTATTTCTTTCAGAGGATAAGTTGTTAGACTtcttaaaaacatgtataaaataacaaGAACTTCAGGTGAAAAATTGATAAAGTGGGAGTGACCTCATTATCACCAAAGGGATTGTTCAATGTTTTTTCATTTGCTGAAAACTTGATGGGGTGGTAACATTGGAAGCTAAGCTGTGatatacacatttatttttCCAAGGAAGAAATGAAATTGTCAATAAAATGTTAGCCTATAAAAGACCGAGTGGCAGCGATGTACGATAACAGTTTCTATTTGAACAACCATTCAATTTTACCAATAAAACACGTGTAGGTTCATATCGTTATAAACTTAGCTCGGGTTAATTATTGATGTTCTGGTCGAACCAAAAACAGTATTTCAGGTTTCCACTTTACCAGTACTTTAAGGGTATATGTGGCGTTTTTTTTTAGTGAATAACAATAATAAGATCTCAGATTATTTGCTTCATTACTTTATTTAAAGATAGGACTTTCAAATGAATTACGCTGTATAAGTCAATCGCATAACAAACATAcaagaaatcaaaacaaaaaatattttatttttttacttgtcGCAAACAAATACAAACGATTTGAATAATCCAGCCTCAAATGGGTCACGTGACATACAACTTGTCTATCATCAACAATGGCGACAAGGAGAAAAAGGGATAGACCGTTCaatttgacagatttggcaagTAAAGGAAAAAGAGACAAACTGACAAGGATAGGAACAAAGTGAAAATGTCTTAAGAGACCATGTAGATTGATGGGAAAGGGATTAAAGCCAAATAAAGCTTAAGTTTCCATCATGATGTTGTAGGGGTTTTGCTAGTCAGGTCCGTGCTCCATGTGTTCTGTGTCTTTACTTTTTAAGTTATAAACCAGAAGTAGATTATCGTTTATAGGAatttttaaggaaggagtcttttcattatcaaacatacttcttataataagaaatgcatgaaattttgacacaatcaaacggatcatattacttaatgattctatcagtttaattagatttgacctttttgttttcggataaaggtcaggtcaaggtcactacctttttcctcaacgtaaagagtgataaaaa from Crassostrea angulata isolate pt1a10 chromosome 7, ASM2561291v2, whole genome shotgun sequence includes:
- the LOC128156874 gene encoding von Willebrand factor C domain-containing protein 2-like translates to MVSLTIHSLCLTAAIFLTVSGQDLVTSSGCLYHGKVYPVGSFQASPCEPCQCTASGQAYCAVVDCFFGGCVDAVHDPNHCCPVCPNGRNCKAPDGTIIKHGDTYSTADMTCHCSHFGTHAECAYKLQPIQVVDHQVS